The Sphingobium sp. BYY-5 genome contains a region encoding:
- a CDS encoding ATP-binding cassette domain-containing protein, which translates to MSFDIAVRRRLGDRDIAFTCRADARLIALTGPSGVGKTSILNMVAGLLIPDEGHIAVGGERLFDSAIGIDLPVAARHAGYLFQDLRLFPHMRVDANLRYGRRSGGRLSQDEVLAFLGIGHLLHRMPASLSGGEAQRVAIGRALLSAPRFLLMDEPLTGLDRARREEILPLIERLRDEIGLPILYVTHDLREAERLADLIVEMPEN; encoded by the coding sequence ATGTCCTTTGACATCGCCGTCCGCCGCCGCCTGGGTGATCGCGACATCGCCTTCACCTGCCGCGCCGACGCCCGGCTGATCGCGCTGACCGGCCCGTCGGGCGTGGGCAAGACCAGCATCCTCAACATGGTCGCGGGCCTGCTGATACCGGACGAGGGGCATATCGCGGTGGGTGGCGAGCGGCTGTTCGACAGCGCCATCGGCATCGACTTGCCGGTCGCGGCGCGCCACGCCGGCTATCTGTTCCAGGATCTGCGACTCTTCCCCCATATGCGGGTCGACGCCAATCTACGCTATGGCCGCCGTTCCGGAGGCCGCCTTTCGCAGGACGAAGTACTTGCCTTTCTCGGCATCGGCCATCTGCTCCACCGGATGCCAGCAAGCCTGTCTGGCGGCGAGGCGCAACGAGTCGCGATCGGCCGAGCGCTCCTGTCGGCCCCTCGCTTCCTGCTGATGGACGAACCGCTCACCGGCCTGGACCGGGCGCGACGCGAGGAGATATTGCCACTGATCGAACGGCTGCGCGACGAGATCGGCCTACCCATCCTCTACGTCACCCACGATCTGCGGGAAGCCGAAAGACTGGCCGACCTGATCGTCGAGATGCCGGAGAATTGA
- the modA gene encoding molybdate ABC transporter substrate-binding protein: MMTLLFRALALFALLGSSMAHATPGDRGPLLLAAASMQEAMNAAADAWAAHGHPRPVLSFAGSSALARQIKAGAPADLFLSADEEWMDDVERAGLVARGTRVNLAGNRLVLIRPASKPVSLRIGRAMPIARALGDGRLAMADPDSVPAGKYGKAALTALGVWPSVESKVARTDNVRAALALVERGAAPLGIVYATDARANKSVAVIGAFPVGSHAPIRYPVARLTASRHKDTEAFRRFLLSSAGRAILTRYGFSAP; this comes from the coding sequence ATGATGACGCTGCTGTTTCGCGCCCTGGCGCTGTTCGCCCTGCTCGGTTCCTCGATGGCACACGCCACCCCCGGCGATCGCGGACCGCTGCTGTTGGCGGCAGCAAGTATGCAGGAGGCGATGAACGCGGCGGCGGACGCCTGGGCAGCGCACGGCCATCCCCGCCCGGTCCTCTCCTTCGCCGGTTCCTCCGCCCTCGCCCGGCAGATCAAGGCCGGCGCGCCTGCCGACCTATTCCTGTCCGCCGACGAAGAATGGATGGACGATGTCGAGCGCGCAGGCCTGGTGGCGCGCGGCACGCGGGTCAATCTGGCGGGCAACCGGCTGGTGCTGATCCGTCCGGCCAGCAAGCCCGTTTCCTTGCGGATCGGGCGCGCCATGCCGATCGCCCGCGCGCTGGGCGACGGGCGCCTCGCCATGGCCGATCCCGACAGCGTCCCCGCCGGCAAATATGGCAAGGCGGCGCTCACCGCGCTCGGCGTCTGGCCGTCGGTCGAAAGCAAGGTGGCCCGCACTGACAATGTCCGCGCCGCCCTTGCCCTGGTCGAGCGTGGCGCCGCACCGCTCGGCATCGTCTATGCGACTGATGCGCGCGCCAACAAAAGCGTTGCCGTCATCGGCGCTTTTCCCGTCGGCAGTCATGCGCCGATCCGCTATCCCGTCGCTCGATTGACCGCCAGCCGGCACAAGGATACGGAAGCCTTTCGGCGTTTCCTGCTGTCTTCGGCGGGACGCGCGATCCTGACGCGCTATGGCTTCAGCGCGCCCTGA
- the rfbB gene encoding dTDP-glucose 4,6-dehydratase: MANLIVTGGAGFIGANFVRHWRKTSPNDAIVVLDALTYAGNPANIAEVDDISLVEGDICDTSLISRLIADHDIDTIVHFAAESHVDRSITGPDAFVTTNVIGTHSLLKAAKTAWLDKGTGRPHRFHHVSTDEVYGTLELDDPAFSETTPYAPNSPYSASKAGSDHLVRAYHHTYGLETTTSNCSNNYGPYQFPEKLIPLFTLNALSGKNLPIYGDGMNIRDWLHVEDHCIGIELILRKGRVGETYNVGGGQELPNIEVIKEICHGVDEAFARKPALATMFPNAPAAKGRPSGELMTYVQDRKGHDRRYAIDETKIRSELGYAPSRDFPQGFADTLSWFLDNQDWWRPLTGRAALVA; the protein is encoded by the coding sequence ATGGCCAATCTTATCGTTACGGGAGGTGCGGGCTTTATTGGCGCAAACTTCGTTCGTCATTGGCGCAAGACGTCGCCCAACGATGCTATCGTCGTTCTAGACGCCCTGACCTATGCCGGCAATCCCGCCAATATTGCCGAGGTAGATGACATAAGCTTGGTGGAAGGGGATATTTGTGACACTTCACTGATTTCACGGCTGATAGCGGATCATGACATCGACACCATTGTCCATTTCGCCGCGGAAAGCCATGTCGACCGCTCGATCACCGGGCCTGACGCCTTCGTCACCACCAATGTGATCGGCACGCACAGCCTACTGAAGGCAGCAAAGACCGCCTGGCTCGACAAGGGGACTGGCCGACCGCATCGCTTCCATCATGTTTCCACCGACGAGGTCTATGGCACGCTGGAACTGGATGATCCGGCCTTCAGCGAAACCACGCCCTACGCGCCCAATTCGCCTTATTCCGCGTCCAAGGCCGGATCGGACCATCTGGTACGCGCCTATCATCACACCTATGGGCTGGAAACGACCACGAGCAACTGCTCGAACAATTATGGCCCTTACCAGTTTCCCGAAAAACTGATTCCGCTCTTCACGCTCAACGCACTGTCGGGCAAGAATCTGCCTATTTACGGCGACGGGATGAACATCCGCGACTGGCTGCATGTCGAGGATCATTGCATCGGCATCGAACTCATCCTGCGCAAGGGACGGGTTGGTGAGACCTACAATGTCGGTGGCGGCCAGGAACTGCCGAATATCGAGGTCATCAAGGAAATCTGTCATGGTGTGGATGAGGCTTTCGCCCGCAAACCGGCCCTTGCCACGATGTTCCCGAACGCGCCTGCCGCAAAGGGCCGTCCTTCGGGCGAGCTCATGACCTATGTGCAGGATCGCAAGGGTCATGATCGCCGCTACGCGATCGACGAGACCAAGATTCGTTCCGAATTGGGCTATGCACCATCGCGCGATTTCCCGCAGGGCTTCGCCGATACGCTGAGCTGGTTCCTCGACAATCAGGATTGGTGGCGTCCGCTGACCGGGCGGGCTGCGCTGGTCGCCTGA
- the modB gene encoding molybdate ABC transporter permease subunit: MNVSLTPDDWAVIVLSLKVSLVAVAAMLPIAFALAWVLARWRFPGKLLLDALVHLPLVVPPVVTGWLLLILFGINGPIGRWLDQWFGVTLLFRWTGAALAAAIMAMPLMVRAMRLSIEAVDRRLEQAAQTLGASRLRSFLSISLPLSLPGILAGAMLGFARSIGEFGATITFVSDIPGETRTLPIAIYAALQVPGAETTVSRFAIISVLLSLGALLLSELLARRVTRGHVTHVL, translated from the coding sequence ATGAATGTCTCCCTGACGCCGGACGATTGGGCCGTCATCGTCCTCTCGCTCAAGGTCAGCCTGGTCGCGGTGGCAGCCATGCTGCCGATCGCCTTCGCGCTCGCCTGGGTGCTGGCGCGCTGGCGCTTCCCCGGCAAGCTGCTGCTCGACGCGCTGGTCCACCTGCCGCTGGTGGTGCCGCCGGTCGTGACCGGCTGGCTGCTGCTGATCCTGTTCGGCATCAACGGCCCCATCGGTCGCTGGCTCGATCAATGGTTCGGCGTTACTTTGCTGTTCCGCTGGACCGGCGCGGCGCTCGCCGCTGCGATCATGGCCATGCCGCTGATGGTGCGGGCGATGCGCCTGTCGATCGAAGCCGTCGACCGGCGGTTGGAGCAGGCCGCGCAGACGCTGGGCGCTTCCCGCCTGCGCAGCTTCCTGTCCATTTCACTGCCGCTCTCGCTGCCCGGCATATTGGCGGGCGCGATGCTGGGCTTTGCCCGCTCGATCGGCGAGTTCGGCGCGACCATCACATTCGTCTCCGACATTCCCGGCGAAACCCGCACCCTGCCGATCGCCATCTATGCTGCACTGCAGGTGCCGGGCGCCGAAACCACGGTCAGCCGCTTCGCGATCATCTCGGTCCTGCTTTCGCTCGGCGCATTGCTCCTGTCCGAACTACTCGCCCGCCGGGTCACGCGGGGGCATGTAACCCATGTCCTTTGA
- a CDS encoding HAD-IIB family hydrolase — protein MKDLIAFDLDGTLAESKQPLGEAMGEALADLLEVAHVAVISGGDWPQFDKQVASRLPVRADVTRLWLMPTTGTKLYTYGDGGWNPVYAELFDAGQKGAILEAFDAALEATGFVPEQVWGERIEDRGSQITFSALGQQAPIHAKEGWDPDFAKRKIIQADLRRRLPGLSINMGGATSIDITREGVDKAYGLKKLRDASGIALDAMMFIGDAIFPGGNDYPAKELGLDTVRVRDPQETLAVIAAIVACQK, from the coding sequence ATGAAAGACTTGATCGCGTTCGACCTTGATGGGACCCTGGCCGAGAGCAAGCAGCCCCTGGGCGAGGCGATGGGTGAGGCGTTGGCCGACCTGCTGGAGGTTGCGCATGTGGCGGTGATTTCCGGCGGCGACTGGCCGCAATTCGACAAGCAGGTGGCGAGCCGTCTGCCGGTGCGCGCGGATGTGACCCGGCTGTGGCTGATGCCGACCACGGGCACGAAGCTGTACACATATGGGGATGGCGGCTGGAATCCGGTCTATGCCGAATTGTTCGATGCGGGGCAGAAGGGCGCGATCCTGGAGGCGTTCGATGCGGCGCTGGAAGCGACCGGCTTTGTGCCCGAACAAGTCTGGGGCGAACGGATTGAGGATCGCGGCAGCCAGATCACCTTTTCCGCGCTCGGCCAGCAGGCGCCGATCCATGCCAAGGAGGGATGGGACCCCGATTTCGCCAAGCGCAAGATCATCCAGGCAGACCTGCGTCGGCGCTTGCCCGGCCTCTCGATCAACATGGGCGGGGCGACATCGATCGACATCACTCGTGAGGGCGTGGACAAGGCCTATGGCCTCAAGAAGCTGCGCGACGCCAGCGGCATTGCGCTCGATGCGATGATGTTTATCGGCGACGCCATCTTCCCCGGTGGCAACGACTATCCGGCCAAGGAACTGGGGCTGGACACGGTGCGGGTGCGCGACCCGCAGGAAACGCTGGCGGTGATCGCGGCCATCGTTGCCTGCCAGAAATGA
- a CDS encoding glycosyltransferase, translating to MKLDLIIPVYRNVDLVRACLESLTAHLDEIRVHSPTIIVINDSPDDEAVGRYLTECQAAGLVDIYIRNPENVGFVKSVNKGLAIAKKHGAGAILVNSDTITYQNTLSEMVAVLQSDPQIGFVCPRSNNASIATFPQSPHNLSGIATTPEICHIAWESVYRHLPRHTLAPTAVGFYMLISPQVIANFGYLDEEFGIGYEEENDLVMRAGKVGYRAALANHAFAYHAGSASFMLHEMDLKGQQQSNLQKMTARHPQFLPLVQEFERSPEYRAMTQIKNLVPTADGKLKIALNLLTMGSHHNGTNEQNVNILHALDELPHGDFEIYVICDRTAAEFHGLSKLKNIKLRTEIAPVYAISILLCQPFDLHEVNVMEHLAPINIYGMLDVIALDCGHLHGNNLDGGKNVYTLWSHIARNANGLFFNSRFSHDIFVSRFSRKYRADDYTRLLPTRLAAYKGRYAGLPTGREHVLVMGNHFAHKAAGITGRIIAEHIPSLSVIVMGAGNGGELRNIRELQAGVVPDSEMNELFATSSVIVLPSYYEGFGLSLLHALTLGKPIVARDIPATREILSSFDSIEGLFLYFDDQDLPGQIRKAVEFGRSTVVERDGIDWHEWSKGLFDFATDLIAKSDLYDRLMDRIEDGDVMRKLASEVVAPPPPVNLTPSATVDVPAILALDDQAFVEAFYKQALGRNPDPAGLSHHVALLSSGVSKSDMLRSILQSPEFAERRASITVIGAELVSKKTKTGGWLRTRH from the coding sequence ATGAAACTCGACCTCATCATTCCCGTTTATCGCAATGTCGATCTGGTTCGGGCCTGCCTGGAATCACTGACGGCGCATCTGGATGAAATTCGTGTCCATAGTCCAACGATCATTGTCATCAACGATTCGCCCGATGACGAGGCAGTCGGGCGCTACCTGACCGAGTGTCAGGCAGCAGGCCTTGTCGACATCTATATTCGCAATCCGGAAAATGTCGGCTTCGTAAAGAGCGTCAACAAGGGGCTAGCGATCGCCAAAAAACATGGTGCGGGCGCAATCCTGGTGAACAGTGACACGATCACCTACCAGAATACATTGTCGGAAATGGTGGCGGTGCTGCAATCCGATCCACAGATCGGCTTCGTCTGTCCACGGTCGAACAATGCGTCGATTGCCACCTTCCCTCAGTCCCCCCACAATCTCTCCGGCATCGCGACCACGCCGGAGATTTGCCATATCGCATGGGAATCAGTGTATCGCCATCTACCGCGCCATACGTTGGCGCCCACGGCAGTAGGCTTCTACATGCTCATATCCCCGCAGGTGATCGCCAATTTCGGTTATCTGGATGAAGAATTCGGGATCGGCTACGAGGAAGAAAATGACTTGGTGATGCGCGCCGGCAAAGTGGGCTATCGTGCCGCCCTCGCAAACCATGCCTTCGCCTATCATGCCGGCTCCGCATCCTTCATGCTGCATGAAATGGACTTGAAGGGACAGCAGCAGAGCAACCTTCAGAAAATGACGGCACGCCATCCCCAATTCCTGCCGCTGGTGCAGGAATTTGAGCGTTCACCCGAATATCGGGCCATGACCCAGATCAAGAATCTGGTGCCGACCGCCGACGGCAAGCTCAAGATCGCGCTGAACTTGCTCACTATGGGCAGCCATCACAATGGCACCAATGAGCAGAATGTGAACATTCTGCATGCTTTGGATGAACTGCCCCATGGCGATTTCGAAATTTACGTGATCTGTGATCGCACGGCAGCGGAATTTCATGGACTGAGCAAGTTGAAGAATATCAAACTGCGCACCGAGATCGCACCCGTCTATGCCATCTCGATCTTGCTCTGCCAGCCTTTCGACCTGCATGAGGTCAATGTCATGGAACATCTGGCCCCCATCAATATTTACGGAATGCTGGATGTCATAGCCTTGGATTGCGGCCATCTGCACGGCAATAATTTGGATGGCGGCAAGAATGTCTATACACTCTGGTCCCATATTGCGCGCAATGCCAACGGGCTGTTTTTCAACAGCCGATTCTCACACGATATTTTTGTCAGCCGATTCTCGCGCAAATATCGGGCGGACGACTATACTCGCCTCCTGCCAACCAGGCTGGCTGCCTACAAGGGCCGCTACGCCGGTCTGCCAACGGGACGTGAGCATGTTCTGGTGATGGGCAATCACTTCGCACACAAGGCAGCGGGAATCACGGGACGCATCATTGCCGAGCATATTCCCAGCCTCTCTGTCATCGTCATGGGCGCTGGCAATGGTGGAGAACTCCGTAATATTCGCGAATTGCAGGCAGGCGTGGTGCCTGACTCGGAAATGAACGAGCTTTTTGCCACAAGCAGCGTGATCGTCCTGCCCTCCTATTATGAGGGGTTTGGCCTGTCCTTGTTGCACGCGCTCACCCTGGGCAAACCGATTGTGGCTCGCGATATTCCCGCGACACGAGAGATTCTTTCGTCATTTGATTCGATCGAAGGCCTGTTCCTCTATTTTGATGATCAGGACCTGCCTGGACAGATCCGTAAAGCAGTCGAATTCGGGCGATCGACGGTCGTCGAGCGGGATGGCATAGATTGGCATGAATGGTCGAAAGGGCTGTTCGATTTTGCGACCGATCTGATCGCCAAGTCCGACTTGTATGACCGGCTTATGGATCGAATAGAAGATGGCGACGTTATGCGTAAGCTTGCAAGTGAAGTCGTCGCGCCACCACCGCCAGTCAACCTCACGCCGTCTGCGACGGTCGACGTACCCGCTATCCTCGCGCTCGACGATCAAGCCTTTGTCGAAGCTTTCTACAAGCAGGCGCTTGGGCGCAACCCCGACCCCGCAGGCCTCTCGCATCATGTAGCGTTGCTCAGCAGCGGCGTTTCGAAATCGGATATGCTCCGCTCGATCCTCCAGTCTCCCGAATTTGCGGAACGCCGCGCGTCAATCACCGTGATCGGCGCAGAATTAGTGAGCAAGAAGACCAAGACTGGGGGATGGCTGCGGACGCGCCACTGA
- a CDS encoding glycosyltransferase, producing MTLNVLMLSTLFPDISRPNFGVFVERQALELASRPEAEVTVIAPIGLPPWPLSLAGRYAPLRALARKERWRELTVYRPTFPIIPKFGGRTNVGAMARAILPLIRRLHAEKPFDVIDASFFFPDGPVAQRLSKALGIPYSVKARGADIHYWGTQSGTRKMVRRAADGAAGLLAVSDAMRRSMVRMGIDADKIQVHYTGVDLDSFDVTDRTAAKAALDFNGPVVLSVGALIPRKGQDLLVRALPQLPDVTLLLAGQGQYRRALEALALDLGVERRIGFLGSVPHHKLPRIFAAADVMALPSESEGLANAWVESLACGTPIVISDVGGARELLDRPDAGRIVARDPDTIAAAIRAILDNPPAQAAVREAALRFTWQANGDTLLAHLQDIAASG from the coding sequence ATGACACTCAACGTCCTCATGTTGTCGACCCTCTTCCCCGACATCAGCCGGCCCAATTTCGGCGTGTTCGTGGAACGGCAGGCGCTGGAACTGGCGAGCCGCCCCGAAGCCGAAGTCACCGTGATCGCGCCGATCGGCCTCCCACCCTGGCCGCTCTCGCTCGCCGGCCGCTATGCGCCGCTGCGCGCGCTGGCGCGCAAGGAACGCTGGCGCGAACTGACGGTTTACCGCCCCACCTTTCCGATCATTCCCAAGTTCGGCGGCCGCACCAATGTCGGCGCCATGGCCCGTGCGATTCTGCCGCTGATAAGGCGGCTCCATGCAGAAAAGCCGTTCGACGTGATCGACGCCAGCTTCTTCTTCCCGGACGGCCCGGTGGCGCAACGATTGTCGAAGGCGCTGGGCATCCCCTATTCGGTCAAGGCACGCGGGGCCGACATCCATTATTGGGGCACGCAAAGCGGCACGCGCAAGATGGTGCGGCGGGCCGCCGATGGCGCGGCCGGATTGCTCGCCGTATCGGACGCGATGCGTCGGTCGATGGTGCGCATGGGCATCGATGCCGACAAGATCCAGGTCCATTATACCGGCGTCGATCTGGACAGCTTCGACGTCACCGATCGCACGGCAGCCAAGGCCGCACTGGATTTCAATGGGCCGGTGGTGCTCAGCGTCGGCGCGCTCATTCCGCGTAAGGGGCAGGACTTGTTGGTGCGCGCCCTGCCACAGTTGCCCGACGTCACCCTGCTGCTGGCGGGGCAGGGCCAATATCGCCGCGCGCTGGAGGCGTTGGCGCTCGACCTGGGCGTCGAACGGCGGATCGGCTTTCTGGGGTCAGTGCCGCATCACAAGCTGCCGCGTATCTTTGCCGCCGCCGACGTCATGGCGCTGCCGTCCGAATCGGAAGGGCTGGCCAATGCCTGGGTCGAATCGCTCGCTTGCGGCACGCCGATCGTCATCAGCGACGTGGGCGGCGCGCGTGAGTTGCTCGACCGGCCCGATGCGGGCCGGATCGTGGCGCGCGATCCCGATACGATAGCCGCTGCCATCAGGGCGATCCTGGACAATCCACCCGCACAGGCCGCAGTGCGCGAAGCAGCGCTGCGCTTCACCTGGCAAGCGAATGGCGACACACTGCTCGCCCATCTTCAGGACATTGCAGCGTCCGGTTGA
- a CDS encoding molybdopterin-dependent oxidoreductase, producing the protein MAIVRSQCGQCAVGCGIRVLTGEDRQLRIEGDATHPANGGLLCARARVLEDSVDLDGRLLDPLVHGRRQSWDRVIAQLARRLSAILARHGPGSIALHVGGGLLTEDYYVANKLMKGFFGSAHIHAPWRGGLAELQRAAYGEDVMPAACEDIGRAGVILLLGATISRDYPVLIDRVQAARADGARLIHVAPAGEGDALEADLHLPVAQDSIARLIGGLLLHCYDTGLVDPDWLTHGVAVPPGYWDALRRGHDIWSVARGCGLPPASIRAFYELWAADGRALTLSSAADDGASSAILNLHLATGRIGRPGAAPFLIGGGANGMGAREVGCKADSLAAHMGFDADALARTARFWGARNMVQETGGLEGEALLEAMRDGRVKALWSIGADAGAAPWLTEARALVPLSIRATDRAEPDATGWTFQLPSAAWIEKDGTLTGMDRLISRQRRLLDLPGAARPDWWMLTKVAQAMGWNDAFHYEWAADIYREHVRLTAYQNDGMRLLNLKRHAPISNPAYEELTPWRWGELPFDEGCFPTPDGRARLLPVGDQPDAAMS; encoded by the coding sequence ATGGCGATCGTGAGGAGCCAGTGCGGCCAGTGCGCCGTCGGTTGCGGCATCCGTGTATTGACGGGCGAGGACCGGCAGTTGCGGATCGAGGGCGACGCGACCCATCCGGCCAATGGCGGGTTGCTGTGCGCGCGGGCGCGCGTGCTGGAAGACAGCGTGGACCTTGACGGGCGGTTGCTCGATCCGCTGGTGCATGGGCGGCGGCAAAGCTGGGACAGGGTCATTGCGCAACTGGCGCGGCGTCTTTCCGCCATCCTTGCGCGTCATGGCCCCGGCAGCATCGCGCTGCATGTCGGCGGCGGTTTGCTGACCGAAGATTATTATGTCGCCAACAAGCTGATGAAGGGGTTTTTCGGATCGGCCCACATCCATGCGCCTTGGCGCGGCGGCCTCGCGGAGTTGCAGCGCGCCGCTTATGGCGAGGATGTGATGCCGGCCGCTTGCGAGGATATCGGCAGGGCCGGCGTCATCCTGCTGTTGGGCGCGACGATTTCGCGCGACTATCCGGTGCTGATCGACCGGGTTCAGGCGGCGCGGGCGGATGGCGCGCGGCTGATCCATGTCGCGCCGGCGGGGGAGGGGGATGCTCTGGAAGCCGATCTGCATCTGCCCGTGGCGCAGGACAGCATCGCGCGGTTGATCGGCGGCCTGCTGCTCCATTGTTACGACACCGGCTTGGTCGATCCGGACTGGTTGACGCATGGTGTCGCGGTGCCGCCCGGTTATTGGGATGCGCTGCGCCGGGGGCATGACATCTGGTCGGTCGCCCGTGGCTGCGGATTGCCGCCGGCATCGATTCGCGCCTTCTACGAGCTATGGGCCGCTGATGGTCGAGCGCTGACCCTGTCCAGTGCGGCGGATGATGGAGCATCGTCTGCGATCCTGAACCTGCATCTCGCCACCGGGCGGATCGGGCGGCCGGGCGCGGCGCCCTTCCTGATCGGCGGCGGCGCCAATGGCATGGGCGCGCGTGAGGTGGGGTGCAAGGCTGACAGCCTGGCCGCTCATATGGGTTTCGATGCCGATGCATTGGCCCGCACCGCCCGCTTCTGGGGCGCGCGCAACATGGTGCAGGAGACGGGGGGGCTGGAAGGCGAAGCGCTGCTGGAGGCGATGCGCGACGGTCGGGTCAAGGCGCTGTGGAGCATTGGTGCGGATGCCGGCGCAGCGCCATGGCTAACAGAGGCACGCGCATTGGTGCCCTTGTCGATCCGCGCGACCGATCGGGCTGAACCGGATGCGACCGGCTGGACTTTCCAACTGCCTTCGGCCGCCTGGATCGAGAAGGACGGGACACTGACCGGCATGGATCGGCTGATCAGTCGCCAGCGCCGCCTGCTCGATCTGCCCGGCGCGGCGCGGCCGGACTGGTGGATGCTGACCAAGGTAGCGCAGGCGATGGGATGGAACGACGCCTTCCACTATGAATGGGCCGCCGACATTTATCGCGAGCATGTGCGCCTGACCGCCTATCAGAATGACGGTATGCGGCTGCTCAACCTCAAGCGCCATGCGCCGATTTCCAACCCCGCCTATGAGGAGCTGACGCCCTGGCGCTGGGGCGAGCTGCCGTTCGACGAAGGGTGTTTCCCGACGCCTGACGGTCGCGCCCGGTTGCTGCCGGTCGGCGATCAACCGGACGCTGCAATGTCCTGA